One part of the Acetoanaerobium sticklandii genome encodes these proteins:
- a CDS encoding pyridoxamine 5'-phosphate oxidase family protein gives MQREMRRSDRQLAIEEAKEILTKAEYGSLATIGEDGYPYVVPVSYAFEDSSIYIHGATEGHKLDNINFSSKVSFCVVGDTNVLPSKFSTEYESVIVFGRASIIEQEEKLHALECLIKKYSPDFMDSGMKYIANDKHKTTVVKIDIEKITGKARR, from the coding sequence ATGCAAAGAGAAATGAGAAGAAGTGATAGACAGCTAGCTATAGAGGAAGCGAAAGAAATTTTGACAAAAGCTGAATATGGAAGCCTTGCTACCATAGGGGAAGATGGATATCCATATGTAGTACCAGTAAGCTATGCTTTTGAGGACTCGAGCATCTATATTCATGGGGCTACCGAGGGACATAAATTAGATAATATAAATTTTTCTTCAAAAGTTTCATTTTGCGTAGTTGGAGATACGAATGTACTGCCTTCAAAATTTTCAACCGAATATGAGAGCGTAATAGTATTTGGAAGAGCTAGCATAATTGAGCAAGAGGAAAAGCTACATGCTCTTGAGTGCCTGATAAAAAAATATTCACCTGATTTTATGGATTCAGGGATGAAATATATAGCCAATGATAAGCATAAGACAACTGTAGTAAAAATAGATATAGAAAAAATTACTGGAAAAGCTAGAAGGTAG
- a CDS encoding DegV family protein, which produces MKIVADSSCDLTAELKKELDVTLVPLTIRVGEKNFRDDETLNLDEMMRAIKAHDKAAQSACPSPQDFIDAFGEAKSVFVVTMTAALSGTYNSAMKAKELFQEETENSFVHIFNSKGSSVKETMIAVKLKELIDMKLTESDIVEKTEHYIENMKYIFQLGSLDTMIKNGRVSKLKGMIANVLNIRPILCSSPEGEVELIENVRSEKKSLRRLVELIGEMGDNFEDKILGISHCYASEKAEYLKKEIESRYPFKKVFIVPMAGLSSLYTNEGGITISF; this is translated from the coding sequence ATGAAAATAGTTGCAGATAGTAGTTGTGATTTAACCGCTGAGCTAAAAAAAGAGCTCGATGTCACTTTAGTTCCGCTTACCATAAGAGTAGGAGAAAAAAATTTTAGGGACGACGAAACCCTAAACCTTGATGAAATGATGAGAGCTATAAAAGCTCACGATAAAGCAGCTCAATCTGCTTGCCCTTCCCCTCAGGATTTTATTGATGCCTTTGGTGAAGCTAAATCTGTATTTGTAGTAACTATGACAGCCGCTCTAAGTGGGACTTACAATTCTGCAATGAAAGCAAAAGAATTATTCCAAGAAGAAACTGAAAACAGCTTTGTACATATTTTTAACTCAAAAGGCTCGTCAGTGAAAGAAACTATGATAGCCGTTAAGCTAAAAGAGCTTATCGATATGAAGCTTACAGAATCAGATATAGTAGAAAAAACTGAACATTATATCGAAAACATGAAATATATATTCCAGCTAGGAAGTCTTGATACTATGATAAAAAACGGCAGGGTATCTAAGCTAAAAGGTATGATTGCAAATGTCCTAAATATCCGTCCTATACTATGCTCTAGTCCTGAAGGCGAAGTTGAGCTCATCGAAAATGTGAGAAGTGAGAAAAAATCTCTTCGTAGACTTGTAGAATTAATCGGAGAAATGGGCGACAATTTTGAAGATAAAATTCTGGGAATATCACATTGTTATGCCAGTGAAAAAGCAGAATATCTAAAGAAAGAAATAGAATCACGCTACCCTTTCAAAAAAGTATTTATAGTCCCTATGGCTGGGCTTAGCAGTCTTTACACGAATGAAGGCGGCATCACAATATCCTTTTAA
- a CDS encoding MerR family transcriptional regulator, with protein sequence MLKIKELSELVGISVRTLHHYDSIGLLCPEKTEAGYRIYSDKDIDCLQQILFFKELGFSLKEIKNIISDPSFNKEKALLAHKKMLLDKQAHISKLVETIDKTIRYQKGEIAMTDKEKFEGFDFSQGDLYEKEAREKWGDKAVDGSKAKIKGNEAELSEKMNAIYRNLASLRQLPPESNEAQAAIEKWFYFLNDMGSYSLEAFEGLGEMYVADERFTKNIDKFGDGLALFMRDAMKIYSHKKK encoded by the coding sequence GTGCTTAAAATAAAAGAATTGTCTGAGCTTGTAGGTATAAGTGTGCGCACACTTCATCATTATGACAGTATAGGACTTTTATGTCCTGAAAAAACTGAAGCCGGCTACAGAATATATTCTGATAAAGATATCGACTGCCTCCAGCAGATATTGTTTTTTAAAGAATTAGGTTTTTCCCTTAAAGAAATAAAAAATATTATTTCAGATCCTAGTTTTAATAAGGAAAAAGCCTTGCTTGCTCACAAAAAAATGTTGCTTGATAAACAAGCTCATATAAGTAAGCTAGTAGAAACAATTGATAAAACTATTAGATATCAAAAAGGAGAGATAGCAATGACAGATAAAGAAAAATTCGAGGGCTTTGATTTTTCTCAAGGCGATTTGTACGAAAAGGAAGCTAGGGAAAAATGGGGCGATAAAGCAGTAGATGGCTCAAAAGCCAAAATTAAAGGTAACGAAGCAGAGCTAAGCGAGAAAATGAACGCTATATATAGAAATCTAGCATCTCTAAGACAGCTTCCTCCAGAGTCAAACGAAGCTCAAGCTGCAATAGAGAAGTGGTTTTATTTTCTCAATGATATGGGTTCATACTCACTAGAGGCTTTCGAAGGACTAGGCGAAATGTATGTGGCTGATGAGAGGTTCACAAAAAATATCGATAAATTTGGAGATGGTCTTGCACTTTTTATGAGAGATGCTATGAAAATTTATTCTCATAAGAAAAAATAA
- the prxU gene encoding thioredoxin-dependent peroxiredoxin (Most members of this family contain a selenocysteine.): MPEQFKAGCQRPAVKKNVPKEESPENTVLIQKEEKQSMIKVGKPAPDFSAPAYYKGQFANVDLSEYKGKWLVLCFYPGDFTFVUATEVSAVAEKYDELQGLGVEVLSISVDSVFVHKVWNDQELSKMVNKDIPFPMLSDQDGTIGKLYGIYDEDAGVETRGRFLIDPDGIVQAFEVVTPPVGRNVSELIRQVKAFQHVRNSGGTEVTPSGWKPGKKTLKPGPDLVGNVWKEWKVQEAFED; the protein is encoded by the coding sequence ATGCCTGAACAATTTAAAGCAGGATGCCAGCGTCCAGCGGTTAAGAAAAATGTACCTAAAGAAGAAAGCCCAGAAAATACAGTACTTATTCAAAAGGAGGAGAAACAATCTATGATTAAAGTAGGAAAACCAGCACCAGATTTTAGTGCACCAGCATATTATAAAGGTCAGTTTGCAAATGTAGATTTATCTGAATATAAAGGAAAGTGGTTAGTGCTATGCTTTTATCCAGGAGACTTTACATTTGTCTGAGCTACAGAAGTTTCAGCAGTTGCTGAAAAGTATGATGAGCTTCAAGGTTTAGGAGTAGAAGTTCTTTCTATCAGTGTTGATAGTGTTTTTGTACACAAAGTATGGAATGACCAAGAACTATCTAAAATGGTTAATAAAGACATTCCTTTCCCAATGCTATCTGACCAAGATGGAACCATAGGAAAACTTTATGGAATCTATGATGAAGATGCTGGAGTAGAAACAAGAGGAAGATTTTTAATTGATCCAGATGGCATAGTGCAAGCTTTTGAGGTTGTAACTCCGCCAGTTGGAAGAAACGTATCGGAACTGATAAGACAAGTAAAAGCATTCCAACATGTTAGAAATAGTGGTGGAACAGAAGTTACTCCATCAGGATGGAAACCAGGAAAGAAAACTCTTAAGCCAGGGCCAGACCTAGTAGGAAATGTTTGGAAAGAGTGGAAGGTTCAGGAAGCTTTCGAAGATTAA
- a CDS encoding glutaredoxin domain-containing protein: MKKIIVFGSKHCPDCQPMQDYLKENNIDFIYLDITENMFYLKTFLKLRDTREEFSEIKAKGLVGIPCVNINDGEALYFEKPSIESLV; this comes from the coding sequence ATGAAGAAAATTATTGTATTTGGAAGTAAGCATTGCCCAGATTGTCAGCCTATGCAGGATTATTTAAAGGAAAATAATATAGATTTTATATACCTTGATATCACTGAAAATATGTTCTATCTAAAAACCTTTCTAAAGCTCAGAGATACAAGGGAAGAATTTTCTGAGATAAAAGCTAAAGGCCTGGTTGGAATTCCTTGCGTAAATATAAATGATGGAGAAGCACTTTATTTTGAAAAGCCTTCTATAGAGTCATTAGTATAA
- a CDS encoding pyridoxamine kinase: MKSKNILLINDLPGYGKVALSAMLPILSKMGYSLYNLPTALVSNTLDYGKFEILDTTSYMENTITVWNELGFQFDCISTGFILSSKQVDIITNYIKSQNNPNLLVVVDPIMGDDGKLYNGITNETVVHMKELSSYADILIPNYTEAAFIAGLFTDKSSLTKSEINALIDKLVSQGSKSVVITSIIEKDSNNHFVCGYDDKSKSYFYLSYDYIPVRFPGTGDIFSAVMIGELLKETSLELSVKKAMDIVARLIEKNIDSQDKFKGIFIEKDLDSIL, from the coding sequence ATGAAAAGCAAAAATATTCTACTTATTAATGACTTGCCCGGCTATGGTAAGGTAGCACTTTCAGCTATGCTCCCTATATTGTCTAAGATGGGTTATAGTCTTTATAATCTTCCTACTGCACTGGTGTCCAATACTCTTGATTATGGGAAGTTTGAAATTCTAGATACTACTTCTTATATGGAAAATACCATTACAGTTTGGAATGAATTAGGATTTCAATTTGACTGTATCTCTACTGGATTTATTCTATCTAGTAAGCAAGTAGATATAATAACTAACTATATTAAGTCACAAAACAACCCTAATCTTCTTGTTGTCGTTGATCCTATTATGGGTGATGATGGAAAGCTCTACAATGGAATAACTAACGAAACTGTTGTTCATATGAAAGAGCTCTCTAGCTACGCTGATATTTTGATTCCAAACTACACAGAAGCAGCTTTTATAGCAGGTTTATTTACAGATAAATCCAGCTTAACAAAATCTGAGATTAATGCTTTAATCGATAAGCTTGTATCTCAAGGTTCAAAGTCTGTAGTAATAACAAGTATTATTGAAAAAGATTCAAACAATCACTTTGTTTGTGGCTATGATGACAAATCAAAATCTTACTTTTATCTCTCTTATGACTATATTCCAGTGAGATTCCCTGGAACTGGCGATATATTTTCTGCTGTAATGATAGGAGAACTTTTAAAAGAAACCTCATTGGAACTAAGCGTTAAAAAAGCAATGGATATAGTAGCTAGGCTGATAGAAAAGAATATAGATAGCCAAGATAAGTTCAAAGGAATATTTATAGAAAAAGATTTAGACAGTATTTTATAA
- the rbsB gene encoding ribose ABC transporter substrate-binding protein RbsB — protein sequence MKKLVLSFVLLAALVFNLTACQSQPAATEEPAAEEAAGAAKIGLVVSTLNNPFFVSLKEGAEQKAKDMGMELVVLDSQNDPAQELANVEDLLTQGVSLILINPTDSDAVGNAIIAANNKNIPVVTLDRGANQGEVVSHIASDNVAGGVMAGEHIVSLLGGKGKVVELEGIAGTSAARDRGQGFNDAIAGTEIEVVAKQVADFDRTQGLSVMENILQAQPEIDAVFAHNDEMALGAQKAIEASGREIIIVGFDATDDAVEAVKEGKMSATVAQQPSLIGELGVETAKKILDGESVEDFVPVDLQLVTE from the coding sequence ATGAAAAAGTTAGTTTTATCATTTGTGTTACTGGCAGCTTTAGTTTTTAACCTTACAGCTTGCCAAAGTCAGCCTGCAGCAACAGAGGAACCAGCTGCAGAAGAAGCAGCAGGAGCAGCAAAAATTGGTTTGGTAGTATCTACTCTTAACAATCCTTTCTTTGTTTCATTAAAAGAAGGAGCAGAGCAAAAAGCTAAGGATATGGGTATGGAGCTTGTAGTGCTTGATTCTCAAAATGACCCAGCGCAAGAACTTGCTAACGTTGAAGATTTATTAACTCAAGGCGTTTCTCTTATCTTAATCAACCCGACAGACTCAGATGCTGTAGGAAATGCTATAATCGCAGCAAACAACAAAAATATTCCTGTAGTAACACTTGACCGTGGAGCTAATCAAGGCGAAGTTGTATCACATATCGCTTCTGATAACGTAGCAGGTGGAGTTATGGCTGGAGAGCACATAGTTTCACTTCTTGGTGGAAAAGGTAAAGTAGTAGAATTAGAAGGAATCGCAGGAACTTCTGCAGCTAGAGACCGTGGACAAGGCTTTAACGATGCTATAGCGGGAACTGAAATCGAAGTAGTTGCTAAGCAAGTTGCTGATTTTGACAGAACTCAAGGTCTATCAGTTATGGAAAACATCCTTCAAGCTCAACCAGAAATAGATGCAGTTTTTGCTCACAATGATGAAATGGCATTAGGAGCTCAAAAAGCAATCGAAGCATCTGGAAGAGAGATAATCATTGTTGGATTTGATGCTACAGACGATGCTGTTGAAGCTGTCAAAGAAGGTAAAATGAGTGCTACAGTAGCTCAGCAGCCTTCATTAATCGGAGAGCTAGGCGTTGAAACTGCTAAGAAAATATTAGATGGTGAAAGCGTAGAAGACTTTGTTCCAGTTGATTTACAACTAGTAACAGAATAA
- the rbsC gene encoding ribose ABC transporter permease — protein MKKIDISKFQSLIGLIVFSVIVAFINSRFMTTSNILNILRQTSINAVIATGMTFVILTGGIDLSVGSILGFSGAVAAMMLASGVDSLIAIPTALVVGLIAGGLNGVLISKGKLQPFIVTLATMTMLRGATLVFTDGKPIGTGFEANSKLFAWFGNGYVLGIPVPIIVIIVTFLVALFVLTQTKIGRYVYALGGNEEATKLSGISTDKVKIFVYAISGMMAALAGIIITSRLSSAQPTAGSGYELDAIAAVVLGGTSLAGGTGTIVGTMIGALIIGVLNNALNLMDVSSYFQMLAKGSVILLAVLLDRKNK, from the coding sequence ATGAAAAAAATAGATATATCTAAGTTTCAGTCCTTGATTGGGCTTATAGTGTTTTCAGTTATAGTGGCATTTATAAATAGCAGATTTATGACAACTTCGAATATACTCAACATTCTAAGACAAACCTCAATTAATGCTGTTATTGCAACAGGTATGACCTTTGTAATACTAACAGGAGGAATAGATTTATCAGTAGGCTCGATTTTAGGATTTTCTGGAGCAGTTGCAGCTATGATGCTAGCAAGTGGAGTAGACTCTCTTATAGCAATACCCACAGCTCTAGTTGTTGGCTTAATAGCAGGAGGTTTAAATGGAGTGCTTATATCTAAAGGAAAGCTACAGCCATTTATAGTAACCCTTGCAACCATGACCATGTTACGTGGAGCTACATTGGTATTTACTGATGGAAAGCCAATAGGCACAGGTTTTGAAGCAAATTCCAAGCTATTTGCTTGGTTTGGAAATGGGTATGTGCTTGGCATACCAGTTCCTATAATAGTAATCATTGTAACTTTTTTAGTAGCTTTATTTGTTTTGACTCAGACGAAAATTGGAAGATACGTATATGCCCTAGGTGGTAATGAAGAAGCAACTAAGCTATCAGGAATAAGTACAGACAAAGTTAAGATATTTGTATATGCAATAAGTGGTATGATGGCAGCTCTTGCAGGAATCATAATAACATCAAGACTATCTTCGGCTCAGCCTACAGCAGGAAGCGGATATGAGCTAGATGCTATTGCAGCAGTAGTACTAGGTGGTACTTCATTAGCTGGAGGAACTGGAACTATTGTTGGAACAATGATAGGAGCACTTATTATAGGGGTCTTAAACAATGCGTTAAACTTAATGGATGTAAGCTCGTATTTCCAAATGCTTGCTAAAGGGTCCGTTATTTTACTCGCAGTGTTGTTAGATAGAAAAAACAAATAG
- a CDS encoding sugar ABC transporter ATP-binding protein, translating into MREVILRMENITKEFPGVKALDNVNLNVYKGKVMALLGENGAGKSTLMKILSGVYKKTSGELYYNNAPLEVANPKDAMQKGIAIIHQELNLIEEMSVAENIFMGRYPSSGGRISWKNLHDESKRLLEKLGMDINPKTKVGSLSIGQKQMVEIAKALSFDAQIIIMDEPTDALTDSEAESLFKVIKELVSEGKSVVYISHRLPEIFQICDDITILRDGQFIDEMPVSEMDETILIEKMVGRKLEEQYPYIAPLSDETLMEVKNIKNEFVSDISFVVKKGEILGVAGLMGAGRTELAKSIYGSIKCEIKDIMLDGVKFEAKNEKQALRQGIVYVSEDRKKEGLVLGMSVAKNVTISSLGRFSKGQLINKKQEKESVLHYKDAMRIKTPSLDQSVKLLSGGNQQKVSIAKSLSTQPKILIMDEPTRGVDVGAKKEIYELMNEFKRNGLGILMISSEIPELLGVCDRIIVMSEGKIAGVLSRDKANSNEIMRLAIGAGV; encoded by the coding sequence ATGAGAGAAGTAATACTGAGAATGGAAAATATAACAAAGGAATTTCCTGGGGTAAAGGCTTTGGATAATGTAAATCTAAATGTCTACAAGGGAAAGGTTATGGCACTTCTGGGTGAAAATGGAGCAGGAAAATCTACTCTAATGAAGATTTTATCAGGAGTCTATAAAAAAACTTCAGGAGAGCTTTATTATAATAATGCTCCTTTAGAAGTAGCAAACCCAAAGGATGCCATGCAAAAAGGTATAGCTATAATTCACCAAGAGCTTAACTTGATAGAGGAAATGTCTGTTGCAGAAAATATATTTATGGGAAGATATCCATCAAGTGGAGGAAGAATATCATGGAAGAATCTTCATGATGAATCCAAAAGGCTCTTAGAAAAGCTAGGCATGGATATTAATCCCAAAACCAAAGTTGGTTCACTGAGCATAGGACAAAAGCAGATGGTTGAAATAGCCAAAGCTCTATCTTTCGATGCACAAATAATAATTATGGACGAGCCAACAGATGCACTTACAGATTCTGAGGCAGAAAGTTTGTTCAAAGTTATAAAAGAACTAGTTAGTGAAGGTAAGAGCGTAGTTTATATTTCACATCGTCTTCCTGAGATATTTCAGATTTGTGATGATATTACTATTTTGAGAGATGGACAGTTTATAGATGAGATGCCAGTATCTGAGATGGATGAAACCATCCTCATTGAAAAAATGGTAGGAAGAAAGCTAGAAGAACAATATCCATATATAGCTCCACTGAGCGATGAAACCTTGATGGAAGTTAAAAATATTAAAAATGAATTTGTATCTGATATTAGCTTTGTAGTTAAAAAAGGTGAAATATTAGGTGTTGCAGGCCTTATGGGGGCAGGCAGAACTGAGCTTGCAAAATCCATATATGGAAGCATCAAATGTGAAATAAAAGATATTATGCTAGATGGGGTCAAGTTTGAAGCCAAAAACGAAAAACAGGCACTACGCCAAGGCATAGTGTATGTTTCTGAGGATAGAAAAAAAGAAGGGCTAGTTTTAGGCATGTCAGTTGCAAAGAATGTTACTATTTCATCTCTAGGACGCTTTTCAAAAGGTCAGCTTATAAACAAGAAGCAAGAAAAAGAAAGTGTACTTCACTATAAGGATGCTATGAGAATAAAAACTCCATCCTTAGACCAGAGCGTAAAGCTACTCAGCGGAGGAAACCAGCAGAAAGTATCTATTGCGAAATCTCTATCAACTCAGCCGAAGATACTTATTATGGATGAGCCTACTAGGGGAGTAGATGTAGGAGCAAAAAAAGAAATTTATGAACTCATGAATGAATTTAAAAGAAATGGACTGGGAATCCTTATGATTTCTTCTGAGATACCTGAGCTACTGGGTGTGTGCGATAGAATTATAGTCATGAGCGAAGGTAAAATTGCTGGGGTACTCAGCAGAGACAAAGCTAACTCTAATGAAATTATGAGACTAGCTATAGGAGCAGGAGTGTGA
- the rbsD gene encoding D-ribose pyranase, protein MIRGRLLNSEIISVLAAMGHTDQLVIADAGLPIPATVKRIDLALEKGLPSFDATLALIASNMVMEKVILAEEIKENNPEMLKKIKEILSDKKIELEFVSHEYFKKLSSSSKAIVRTGECTPYANIILQSGVNFEGE, encoded by the coding sequence ATGATAAGAGGTAGATTACTAAACTCAGAAATAATTTCTGTACTGGCAGCTATGGGACATACAGATCAATTAGTTATTGCAGATGCAGGGCTTCCTATTCCTGCTACTGTAAAGAGAATAGATTTGGCACTAGAAAAAGGATTACCTTCCTTTGATGCTACACTAGCTCTTATAGCTTCGAACATGGTGATGGAAAAAGTGATTTTGGCTGAGGAAATAAAAGAGAATAACCCTGAAATGCTTAAAAAAATAAAAGAAATTCTAAGCGATAAAAAAATAGAGCTAGAGTTTGTGTCACATGAGTATTTTAAAAAGCTCAGCTCTAGCAGTAAGGCAATAGTAAGAACAGGAGAATGTACCCCTTATGCAAACATTATCCTACAATCTGGAGTGAATTTTGAAGGTGAATAA
- the rbsK gene encoding ribokinase produces MKKILVIGSLNMDQVTKVHHTPKIGETVVGNGLELIAGGKGANQAVAMGKLGADITMIGMVGTDDFASQLLDNLKQMGVTDKVMKTDKAPTGTALIMVNESADNSIVVIAGANGLLKPDMIKPSWFDDIDIVVLQLEIPLDTVAEIIKQAKARNIYTVLNPSPATHLDEDLLKDVDLLVVNETEFESLSGIEFEAEESLDKGYEKLKVKELVVTLGTKGSWYYDKASKYYVPALKVDAIDTTAAGDSYMGALVCEISKGIPISQAMEFATKVAAYTVTKLGAQSSLPTLEDLKERGLI; encoded by the coding sequence ATGAAAAAGATATTGGTAATAGGTAGCCTAAACATGGATCAAGTGACAAAGGTCCATCATACTCCCAAAATAGGCGAAACTGTAGTAGGAAATGGACTGGAGCTTATTGCAGGAGGAAAAGGAGCAAATCAAGCTGTAGCTATGGGTAAGCTAGGCGCGGATATCACTATGATTGGAATGGTAGGAACAGATGATTTTGCAAGTCAGCTTCTAGACAACCTAAAGCAAATGGGCGTTACGGATAAAGTGATGAAAACGGACAAAGCACCTACAGGGACAGCCCTTATTATGGTAAATGAGTCAGCAGACAATTCAATAGTGGTAATAGCAGGAGCAAATGGTCTTTTAAAGCCAGATATGATTAAGCCATCTTGGTTTGATGATATAGATATTGTAGTGCTTCAGCTAGAGATACCTCTTGATACTGTAGCGGAAATAATAAAGCAAGCTAAAGCAAGAAATATATACACTGTACTTAACCCGTCTCCAGCTACTCATTTAGATGAAGACTTGCTAAAAGATGTAGATTTGCTAGTTGTAAATGAAACAGAGTTTGAATCTCTTTCAGGTATAGAATTTGAAGCTGAAGAATCACTTGATAAGGGCTATGAGAAGCTAAAAGTTAAAGAACTAGTGGTTACTCTTGGGACTAAAGGTTCCTGGTATTATGATAAAGCTTCTAAATACTATGTGCCAGCTCTTAAGGTTGATGCAATAGACACCACAGCGGCAGGGGACAGCTATATGGGAGCTCTTGTATGCGAGATATCAAAGGGAATTCCTATAAGTCAAGCTATGGAATTTGCAACAAAGGTTGCAGCCTATACAGTTACAAAATTAGGAGCTCAGAGTTCACTGCCTACACTAGAGGATTTAAAGGAAAGGGGTCTAATATGA
- a CDS encoding LacI family DNA-binding transcriptional regulator, producing the protein MKVTIKEIANAAGVSIATVSKVVNGKDHNITPATRQRVLETINELNYVPNRIASSMITKNTYTIGLVIPDITNPFFPEVARGVEDYANQAGYHVVLCNSDNNLKKESTYIYMLQEKMVDGIIITSSTSSVREESARNYMKIGIPIITVDRDMKDFKTQGKILVDNTKGAFEAVSYMIEKGYKKILHLSGSMNSTPSIQRFEGYKNALKYHNIDFDPDLYLEGTYDVEWGYEGIKKIMDKKIDFDSVFCGNDLIAIGAMKAIKELGLRIPEDIGIMGFDNIYIASVVTPSLSTVNQPNYKMGYKAAELLINFIKNPSKPDDEVVLETELIIRESTL; encoded by the coding sequence ATGAAAGTTACAATTAAAGAGATTGCTAATGCCGCAGGGGTATCTATTGCTACAGTTTCAAAGGTGGTAAATGGAAAGGACCATAATATTACTCCAGCTACGAGACAAAGAGTTTTAGAAACTATAAATGAATTAAATTACGTACCAAATAGAATAGCCTCATCTATGATTACAAAAAATACCTATACTATAGGCCTTGTAATCCCAGATATAACAAATCCTTTTTTCCCTGAGGTAGCAAGAGGAGTAGAGGATTATGCAAACCAAGCAGGCTATCATGTAGTTTTATGTAACTCAGATAACAACTTAAAAAAGGAATCAACTTATATATATATGCTCCAAGAAAAAATGGTAGATGGCATTATTATCACCTCTTCGACCTCTAGTGTGAGAGAGGAATCGGCAAGAAACTATATGAAGATTGGAATACCAATAATCACAGTTGATAGAGATATGAAGGATTTTAAAACACAGGGCAAAATTTTAGTAGATAATACTAAGGGTGCTTTTGAAGCGGTGTCCTATATGATTGAAAAAGGATATAAAAAAATTCTTCACTTGTCTGGTTCTATGAACTCAACTCCATCGATTCAACGTTTTGAGGGATATAAAAATGCTCTTAAGTATCATAATATAGATTTTGATCCAGATTTATATCTTGAAGGAACTTATGATGTAGAATGGGGATATGAGGGTATAAAAAAAATAATGGACAAAAAAATTGATTTTGACAGCGTGTTTTGTGGTAACGATTTAATAGCGATAGGTGCAATGAAAGCAATAAAAGAACTAGGACTTAGAATCCCAGAAGATATAGGAATTATGGGATTTGACAATATATATATAGCTAGCGTGGTAACGCCTAGCTTATCGACTGTGAATCAACCCAACTACAAGATGGGATATAAAGCAGCTGAACTACTTATTAATTTTATTAAAAATCCATCAAAACCTGATGATGAAGTAGTGCTAGAAACGGAATTAATTATAAGAGAATCGACTCTATGA